One window from the genome of Rhodopseudomonas sp. P2A-2r encodes:
- a CDS encoding flavin reductase, whose protein sequence is MTDDRVVADAAQGALSPVSFRQALGQFPTGVTVVTASHGGHPVGMTANSFSSVSLDPPLVLWSVAKSSPSHDPFVQADAFAVHFLGADHGELALRFGKRGSDKFAGVKHEPGITGAPLIDGLAPIFECKTWARYPGGDHTILVGEVVRFVERQHDPLVFHSGELRRIDNTLRRPPSLPSNSFARNYLAYLLARASFIVSSEFHAELKNWDLTVPEWRVLACLIDVEGLSVGELATMALMKQPGLTKVLDRMEADDLVQRKGTADDRRRVTLHLTAKGRARIKPALAAAVKHETELLSQFTDEQRATIKYALDLLIDTGVSGRHKQHP, encoded by the coding sequence ATGACGGACGACAGGGTGGTCGCGGATGCTGCGCAAGGCGCGCTCAGCCCGGTATCGTTTCGCCAAGCGCTCGGCCAGTTTCCCACCGGCGTCACCGTCGTCACCGCAAGCCATGGCGGTCACCCGGTCGGCATGACGGCCAATTCGTTCTCCTCGGTGTCGCTCGATCCGCCGCTGGTGCTGTGGAGCGTGGCGAAATCGTCGCCGAGTCACGATCCGTTCGTGCAGGCCGATGCCTTTGCGGTGCATTTCCTCGGCGCCGATCACGGCGAGCTGGCATTGCGGTTCGGCAAGCGCGGCTCGGACAAGTTCGCCGGCGTCAAACATGAGCCCGGCATCACAGGCGCGCCGCTGATCGATGGCCTCGCGCCGATCTTCGAATGCAAGACCTGGGCACGCTATCCCGGCGGCGACCACACCATCCTGGTCGGCGAGGTCGTGCGCTTCGTCGAGCGCCAGCACGATCCGCTGGTGTTTCATTCCGGCGAGCTGCGTCGCATCGACAACACGCTCCGTCGGCCGCCGTCGCTGCCCAGCAACAGCTTTGCGCGCAACTACCTCGCTTATCTGTTGGCGCGGGCGAGCTTCATCGTCTCCAGCGAATTCCACGCCGAGTTGAAGAACTGGGACCTCACCGTCCCCGAGTGGCGCGTGCTGGCCTGCCTGATCGATGTCGAAGGCCTGTCGGTGGGCGAACTGGCGACGATGGCGCTGATGAAGCAGCCGGGCCTCACGAAAGTGCTCGACCGCATGGAGGCCGACGACCTCGTCCAGCGCAAGGGCACCGCCGACGACCGCCGGCGCGTCACCCTGCACCTCACCGCCAAAGGCCGCGCCCGCATCAAGCCCGCGCTCGCCGCGGCCGTGAAACACGAGACCGAACTGCTCAGCCAATTCACCGACGAGCAGCGCGCGACCATCAAATATGCGCTGGATCTGTTGATCGACACCGGCGTGTCAGGCCGGCACAAGCAGCATCCGTAG
- a CDS encoding peptidase M29, with protein sequence MLADRIEAKWIDAFCEIFARCAVKPGDTAAILSETQSRALNVHLAELALLRMGAKPFHVIVPTPRNTQVVPIRSTGASEAIGQLGPVVSALRQAGFVVDCTIEGLMHAKETPEILKSGARILVISNEHPEALERMVPDSALEKRVRAAAKMLRGTKHMKVTSAAGSDLDVNMEGAATVGVWGWTDKPGTLAHWPGGIVVSFPKSGTINGTLVMAPGDINLTFKRYLTSPIRLTLKDDYVTDLKGEGADAEMMRRYLAAWGDKEAYAVSHVGWGMNPGARYEALTMYDQRDTNGTELRAVAGNFLFSTGANEFAGRYTAGHFDLPMFGTTIELDGVAVIKAGVLQDVFG encoded by the coding sequence ATGCTGGCGGATCGCATCGAGGCAAAATGGATCGACGCGTTCTGCGAGATTTTTGCGCGTTGCGCGGTCAAGCCGGGCGACACCGCGGCCATCCTTTCCGAGACGCAATCGCGCGCACTGAATGTCCACTTGGCGGAGCTGGCCCTGCTGCGCATGGGTGCAAAACCGTTCCATGTCATCGTGCCGACGCCGCGCAATACGCAGGTGGTGCCGATCCGTTCCACCGGCGCATCCGAGGCGATCGGGCAACTCGGCCCGGTGGTGTCGGCGTTGCGGCAAGCCGGCTTCGTGGTGGACTGCACCATCGAAGGCCTGATGCACGCCAAGGAAACACCGGAAATCCTGAAGTCCGGAGCGCGCATCCTGGTGATTTCCAACGAACATCCGGAAGCGCTGGAGCGCATGGTGCCGGACTCGGCGCTGGAGAAGCGCGTGCGGGCGGCAGCGAAGATGCTGCGCGGCACGAAGCACATGAAAGTGACCTCGGCGGCGGGCAGCGATCTCGACGTCAACATGGAGGGCGCGGCCACGGTCGGCGTATGGGGCTGGACCGACAAGCCCGGCACGCTGGCGCACTGGCCGGGCGGCATCGTGGTGAGCTTCCCGAAGAGCGGCACCATCAACGGCACGCTGGTGATGGCGCCCGGGGATATCAACCTGACCTTCAAGCGCTATCTGACCTCGCCGATCCGCCTCACCCTGAAGGATGACTACGTCACCGACCTCAAAGGCGAGGGCGCCGATGCCGAGATGATGCGGCGCTATCTGGCCGCGTGGGGCGACAAGGAAGCCTATGCGGTGTCGCATGTGGGCTGGGGCATGAATCCCGGCGCGCGCTACGAGGCGCTGACCATGTACGACCAGCGCGATACCAATGGTACCGAACTGCGCGCGGTGGCCGGCAATTTCCTGTTCTCCACCGGCGCCAACGAATTCGCCGGCCGCTACACCGCCGGGCATTTCGACCTGCCGATGTTCGGCACCACCATCGAACTCGACGGCGTTGCGGTGATCAAGGCCGGCGTGCTGCAGGATGTGTTCGGGTAA
- a CDS encoding 3-hydroxybutyryl-CoA dehydrogenase: MTAFSEIACLGAGRMGRGIAVAFAYAGHCVAIVDFKARAADKFAALEAEALGEIKKTFASMALFGLLKPDDIDTLMTRVRIVPEAEAGAALSAAAIIFEGVPEVLDLKREALARCSQLAGPTPIIASTTSTILVDDISGAVEHPERFLNAHWLNPAYLVPLVELSPGVATDPAVTARVKALLEGIGKVPVVCAATPGYIVPRIQVLAMNEAARMVEEGVASAEDIDKAIKYGFGFRFAVLGLLEFIDWGGGDILHYASKYLTGALGHDRYAAPEIIGRNMAEGKVGLRTGQGFLDYTGMDVDAYREQRLAAFVDLLKHFGLSKPPVL, translated from the coding sequence ATGACCGCATTTTCCGAAATCGCCTGCCTCGGCGCCGGACGCATGGGCCGCGGCATTGCCGTCGCCTTCGCCTATGCCGGACACTGCGTCGCCATCGTCGACTTCAAGGCGCGCGCCGCTGACAAGTTCGCGGCGCTGGAAGCCGAAGCGCTGGGTGAGATCAAGAAGACCTTCGCGTCGATGGCGCTGTTCGGCCTGCTCAAGCCTGATGACATCGATACGCTGATGACCCGCGTTCGCATCGTGCCGGAAGCCGAAGCAGGCGCCGCGCTGTCCGCTGCCGCCATCATCTTCGAAGGCGTCCCCGAGGTGCTCGACCTCAAGCGCGAGGCGCTGGCGCGCTGCTCCCAACTCGCCGGCCCCACGCCGATCATCGCCTCGACCACCTCGACCATCCTGGTCGACGATATCTCCGGTGCGGTCGAACATCCGGAGCGCTTCCTCAACGCGCACTGGCTCAACCCCGCCTATCTGGTGCCTCTGGTCGAACTGTCGCCGGGCGTCGCCACCGACCCCGCCGTCACCGCCCGCGTGAAAGCCCTGCTCGAAGGCATCGGCAAGGTGCCTGTGGTCTGCGCCGCCACGCCCGGCTATATCGTGCCGCGCATCCAGGTGCTGGCCATGAACGAGGCCGCGCGCATGGTCGAGGAAGGCGTCGCCTCTGCCGAAGACATCGACAAGGCCATCAAATACGGCTTCGGCTTTCGCTTTGCCGTGCTCGGTCTCCTGGAGTTCATCGACTGGGGCGGCGGCGATATTCTGCACTACGCCAGCAAGTATCTGACCGGCGCGCTCGGACATGACCGCTATGCCGCGCCGGAGATCATCGGCCGCAACATGGCCGAAGGAAAAGTCGGCCTGCGTACCGGCCAGGGCTTCCTCGACTACACCGGCATGGACGTCGACGCCTACCGCGAACAACGGCTGGCCGCGTTCGTGGACCTGCTGAAGCATTTTGGATTATCGAAGCCGCCGGTGCTTTGA
- a CDS encoding NAD/NADP-dependent octopine/nopaline dehydrogenase family protein, producing the protein MKIAVLGGGNGSFAAAGDFALEGHEVRLWRRDAAAVAAHRDAGSRITVRNANGTHDVPLALVTSDIADAIRGVELILCPAPAFAQHDIARLLAPHLADGQVVFLPPATFGSMIFAQAAHEAGNRADVSFAETGTLPWLARKHGPFEVAITIRAKRLPTGVFPLRNAAHAIAVIDKAFPGVVEPCGDALSGALMNAGPIIHPPLIVMNAGALEHFERWDIHKEGTQPAIRRVTDALDAERIAVREAFGYGGAHFPLAHHYASEGEEWMYGRGSHDRLTDSGDWREHIVLTEHRYMREDLRLGLSFIVSCGRLVGADTPLAEAFLAIGGAICGQNFLTDGRTLKSLGLGNLDREALLALLRDGFAA; encoded by the coding sequence ATGAAAATAGCAGTTCTGGGCGGCGGCAACGGCTCGTTCGCTGCCGCCGGCGATTTCGCCCTTGAGGGCCACGAGGTCCGGCTGTGGCGTCGTGACGCCGCGGCCGTGGCAGCGCATCGGGATGCCGGTTCGCGCATCACCGTCAGGAACGCCAACGGCACCCACGACGTGCCGCTGGCGCTGGTGACATCAGACATCGCCGACGCGATCCGCGGCGTCGAGCTGATCCTCTGCCCGGCGCCGGCCTTCGCCCAGCACGACATCGCACGCCTGCTGGCGCCGCATCTCGCCGACGGCCAGGTGGTGTTCCTGCCGCCGGCGACCTTCGGCTCGATGATCTTTGCGCAGGCCGCCCACGAGGCCGGCAACCGCGCCGACGTCTCATTCGCGGAAACCGGCACGCTGCCGTGGCTGGCGCGCAAGCACGGCCCGTTCGAGGTCGCCATCACCATCCGTGCCAAGCGGCTGCCCACCGGCGTCTTCCCGCTGAGGAATGCCGCCCACGCCATCGCGGTGATCGACAAGGCATTCCCGGGCGTGGTCGAACCGTGCGGCGACGCGCTGTCCGGCGCGCTGATGAATGCCGGGCCGATCATCCATCCGCCGCTGATCGTGATGAACGCCGGCGCGCTGGAGCATTTCGAACGCTGGGACATCCACAAGGAAGGCACCCAGCCGGCGATCCGCCGCGTCACCGATGCGCTCGACGCCGAGCGCATCGCAGTGCGCGAAGCCTTCGGCTATGGCGGCGCGCATTTTCCGCTGGCGCATCACTACGCCAGCGAGGGCGAGGAATGGATGTACGGCCGCGGCTCCCATGACCGGCTCACCGATAGCGGCGACTGGCGCGAACACATCGTGCTGACCGAGCACCGCTACATGCGCGAGGATCTGCGCCTCGGCCTGTCCTTCATCGTCTCCTGCGGCCGACTGGTCGGCGCCGATACGCCGCTGGCGGAAGCCTTCCTGGCCATCGGCGGCGCCATCTGCGGTCAGAACTTCCTGACCGACGGCCGGACCCTGAAGAGCCTCGGCCTCGGCAACCTCGATCGCGAGGCATTGCTCGCCCTGCTGCGCGACGGATTCGCCGCATGA
- a CDS encoding class I adenylate-forming enzyme family protein: MDLSHLIARNAAFSPDKPAIHFEGATLSYAAFNTRIEATAKALKSECGVGRGDRVAILSLNRPDYLVLLYACARLGALLVPLNWRLAVAEQLFIISDASVKVLVLEQAFAAVLPPLAAELPDTRVVALDFAPPAPGQSLDALLACGSGDGRNPHTDLTCPLLIVYTSGTTGRPKGAVLRQEALLWNGVMSQHMHGLTSDDHVLTVLPFFHVGGLNIQTTPALHHGGTVTIHARFTPDATLAAIAEARPTLTVWVPAIIQAMTDHPAWAAADVTCLKAVSTGSQIVPPHLIARLTARGIPVLQVYGSTETCPISIYTRLGGDLTRTGSTGLPGLCCEAAIVDDAGTELPPGSAGEIAIRGPNVFFEYWGNEAATSEALHDGWYRTGDIGTRDADGYFWVHDRKKNMIISGGENIYPAEIERVLLEHPDVMEVGVVGHPDPKWQEVPVAYVLLRPGCGITAELLKAHVLGQLARFKVPRDIVFVTDLPRTALGKVQHFKLKQATDASK; encoded by the coding sequence TTGGATCTCTCGCATCTCATCGCCCGCAACGCGGCGTTTTCGCCGGACAAGCCCGCGATTCATTTCGAGGGTGCCACGCTCAGCTATGCCGCCTTCAACACGCGGATCGAGGCGACCGCGAAAGCCCTGAAGTCCGAATGCGGCGTCGGCCGCGGCGACCGCGTCGCTATCCTCAGCCTCAACCGGCCGGACTATCTGGTGCTGCTCTATGCCTGCGCCCGGCTCGGCGCGCTGCTGGTGCCGCTGAACTGGCGGCTGGCAGTGGCTGAGCAATTGTTCATTATCTCCGATGCCTCGGTGAAGGTGCTGGTGCTCGAACAGGCCTTTGCGGCCGTGCTGCCCCCGCTCGCGGCGGAGCTGCCCGACACCCGCGTGGTCGCACTCGACTTCGCCCCGCCGGCGCCCGGCCAGAGCCTTGACGCGCTGCTGGCGTGCGGCTCCGGCGACGGCCGCAACCCGCACACCGACCTCACCTGCCCGCTGCTGATCGTCTATACTTCCGGCACCACCGGCCGCCCCAAGGGCGCCGTGCTGCGCCAGGAGGCGCTGCTGTGGAATGGCGTCATGAGCCAGCACATGCATGGCCTGACCTCCGACGATCACGTGCTGACGGTGCTGCCGTTCTTCCATGTCGGCGGGCTCAACATCCAGACCACGCCGGCGCTGCATCATGGCGGCACCGTCACCATCCATGCGCGCTTCACGCCGGACGCGACGCTGGCAGCGATCGCCGAGGCCCGGCCGACGCTGACCGTGTGGGTGCCGGCGATCATCCAGGCGATGACCGACCATCCGGCGTGGGCCGCAGCCGACGTCACCTGCCTCAAGGCCGTCTCGACCGGCTCGCAGATCGTGCCGCCGCACCTGATCGCCCGCCTGACCGCGCGCGGCATTCCGGTGCTGCAGGTCTATGGCTCCACCGAGACCTGCCCGATCTCCATCTACACGAGGCTTGGTGGCGATTTGACGCGAACCGGCTCCACCGGACTGCCAGGCCTGTGCTGCGAAGCCGCCATCGTCGACGACGCCGGCACCGAACTGCCGCCGGGCAGTGCCGGCGAGATCGCCATCCGCGGCCCCAACGTGTTCTTCGAATACTGGGGCAACGAGGCGGCAACGTCGGAAGCGCTGCATGACGGCTGGTACCGCACCGGCGACATCGGCACGCGCGATGCCGACGGCTATTTCTGGGTCCATGACCGCAAGAAGAACATGATCATCTCCGGCGGCGAGAACATCTATCCCGCCGAGATCGAGCGGGTGCTGCTGGAGCATCCCGATGTCATGGAGGTCGGCGTGGTCGGTCATCCCGATCCGAAATGGCAGGAGGTGCCGGTGGCCTATGTGCTGCTGCGCCCCGGTTGCGGCATCACCGCCGAGCTGCTCAAGGCCCATGTGCTGGGCCAGCTCGCCCGCTTCAAGGTGCCGCGCGACATCGTCTTCGTCACCGACCTGCCGCGCACCGCGCTCGGCAAGGTGCAGCATTTCAAGTTGAAGCAAGCCACGGACGCTTCGAAGTGA
- a CDS encoding acyl-CoA dehydrogenase family protein, translating into MNMPAAKLDLDGIVLDRPMFDPKAYRLDDEQAGLIARARELAQSRFAGRADKWDREATFPMENYKDLHKAGLLGISIPKANGGSGAGYQTYSLAAAEIGRYCGATALTWNMHVCSTLWSGPLADDLDMDAETRAAHEARRAIHYKRIVDDGAIYSQPFSEGGAAAAGGVAFGTEARPVEGGWIVNGKKIFASLAGFADYYGVLCTETVEGEKASRRNTLYLALPATSTGITVVGDWDPLGMRGTVSRTLIFKDVFVPHDAALMPRGVYFQAAMRWPHMFLTLSPTYVGLAQAAYDFTIRYLRGEVPGMPPVKRRMYPTKQIAVAQMQIKLEQIKSIWFQAVTEACANPTKEQVLRAYAAQYSVMEGANELAALAIRTCGGQSMLKTLPLERIYRDSRCGALMLPWTAELCLDRIGREALYEQGEKDE; encoded by the coding sequence ATGAACATGCCTGCTGCAAAACTCGACCTCGACGGCATCGTGCTCGACCGACCGATGTTCGATCCCAAGGCCTACCGGCTCGATGACGAGCAGGCCGGATTGATTGCCAGGGCACGCGAACTGGCGCAATCGCGCTTTGCGGGCCGCGCCGACAAGTGGGATCGCGAAGCCACGTTCCCGATGGAGAACTACAAGGACCTGCACAAGGCCGGACTGCTCGGCATCTCGATTCCGAAGGCCAATGGCGGTTCGGGCGCCGGCTACCAGACCTATTCGCTGGCCGCGGCCGAAATCGGCCGCTATTGCGGCGCCACCGCGCTGACCTGGAACATGCACGTCTGCTCGACCCTGTGGTCCGGACCGCTGGCCGACGATCTCGACATGGATGCCGAGACGCGCGCCGCGCATGAGGCGCGCCGCGCCATCCACTACAAACGCATCGTCGATGACGGCGCGATCTATTCGCAGCCGTTCTCGGAGGGCGGCGCAGCGGCCGCGGGCGGCGTCGCCTTCGGCACCGAAGCGAGGCCCGTCGAAGGCGGCTGGATCGTCAACGGCAAGAAGATCTTTGCGTCGCTGGCCGGCTTTGCCGATTACTACGGCGTGCTGTGCACCGAGACCGTCGAGGGCGAAAAGGCCTCGCGCCGCAACACCCTCTATCTCGCGCTGCCGGCGACGTCCACCGGCATCACCGTCGTCGGCGACTGGGATCCGCTGGGTATGCGCGGCACCGTGTCGCGTACGCTGATCTTCAAGGACGTTTTCGTGCCGCACGATGCGGCGCTGATGCCACGCGGCGTCTACTTCCAGGCCGCGATGCGCTGGCCGCACATGTTCCTGACGCTGTCGCCGACCTATGTCGGCCTCGCCCAGGCCGCCTATGACTTCACCATCCGATATCTGCGCGGTGAGGTGCCGGGCATGCCGCCGGTGAAGCGCCGGATGTATCCGACCAAGCAGATCGCGGTGGCGCAGATGCAGATCAAGCTGGAGCAGATCAAGTCGATCTGGTTCCAGGCGGTCACCGAGGCCTGCGCCAATCCGACCAAGGAGCAGGTACTGCGCGCCTACGCCGCGCAGTATTCGGTGATGGAAGGCGCCAACGAGCTCGCGGCATTGGCGATCCGCACCTGCGGCGGCCAGTCGATGCTGAAGACGCTGCCGCTGGAGCGCATCTATCGCGACAGCCGCTGCGGCGCGCTGATGCTGCCCTGGACCGCCGAACTCTGCCTCGACCGTATCGGCCGCGAGGCATTGTATGAGCAGGGCGAAAAGGACGAGTAA
- a CDS encoding alpha/beta fold hydrolase, whose protein sequence is MPDSAAMTTKDGRFGYQAAGDASLPPLVFLHGIGGAGRGWCSQIEAFGDRYHAIGWDMPGYGGSAPLPTAANMPTLADALRDFLQQVGAVKPVLVGHSIGGMIVQQFLVTYPDLAGAVVLAQTTSAFGSSDGEWQKNFLDARLGPLDRGETMVSMAPTLVQGLIGDDADPAGIALARDCMASVKPETYRSSMKAMIGFDLRKNLADIEVPTLLLAGSKDNNAPAKTMAKMAGVVKGSTYVELEGVGHLASFERPHEFNEVLADFLSTSHNLSGSSS, encoded by the coding sequence GTGCCTGACTCTGCAGCGATGACGACGAAGGACGGCCGCTTCGGCTATCAGGCGGCCGGCGATGCATCATTGCCGCCCCTGGTTTTCCTGCACGGCATCGGCGGCGCGGGGCGCGGCTGGTGCAGCCAGATCGAGGCCTTCGGCGACCGCTATCACGCCATCGGCTGGGACATGCCCGGCTATGGCGGCTCCGCACCGTTGCCCACCGCCGCCAACATGCCGACGCTCGCCGACGCCCTGCGCGATTTCCTGCAGCAGGTCGGCGCCGTCAAACCGGTGCTGGTCGGGCATTCGATCGGCGGCATGATCGTCCAGCAGTTCCTGGTGACATATCCCGACCTCGCCGGCGCCGTCGTGCTGGCGCAGACCACGTCGGCCTTCGGCAGCTCCGACGGCGAATGGCAGAAGAATTTCCTCGACGCCCGGCTCGGTCCGCTCGACCGCGGCGAGACCATGGTGTCGATGGCCCCGACGCTGGTGCAGGGCCTGATCGGCGACGACGCCGATCCTGCGGGCATTGCGCTGGCCCGCGACTGCATGGCCTCGGTCAAGCCCGAAACCTATCGCTCCTCGATGAAGGCGATGATCGGCTTCGACCTGCGCAAGAACCTCGCCGACATCGAGGTGCCGACGCTGCTGCTGGCGGGCTCGAAGGACAACAACGCACCGGCCAAGACGATGGCGAAGATGGCCGGTGTCGTGAAAGGTTCGACCTATGTCGAGCTCGAAGGCGTCGGCCATCTCGCCAGTTTCGAGCGGCCCCATGAATTCAACGAAGTGCTCGCCGATTTCCTGTCCACCAGCCACAACCTTTCGGGGTCATCCTCATGA
- a CDS encoding acyl-CoA dehydrogenase family protein, with product MAFFDDHHRKLSAELSQWAVANVPALVDHHDVDSSCRRLVRAMGDAGWLRVAVPASHGGLYPSFDVRALCLVRETLAYVSGLADFSFAMQGLGTGPISLFGSDETKARYLPRVARGESIAAFALSETDAGSDVAAMTTSAVPDGNDHVRINGAKTWISNGGIADHYVVFVRTGEAGSRGISAFVVDADTPGLTIAERIDVIAPHPLATLKFEDCRVPLANRIGKDGEGFKVAMATLDVFRSTVGAAALGLGRRALDEAIHRSATRKMFGHTLGDLQLTQAGLADMATDIDASALLIYRSAWTKDQGAPRITREAAMAKMYATEAAQRVIDRAVQVFGGMGVQSGVKVEELYREIRALRIYEGATEVQKVIIGRDLIKSAQA from the coding sequence GTGGCCTTTTTTGACGATCATCACCGCAAGCTGTCTGCGGAGTTGTCGCAATGGGCTGTCGCCAATGTGCCGGCCCTCGTCGATCACCACGACGTCGATAGCTCGTGCAGGCGGCTGGTGCGCGCCATGGGCGACGCCGGCTGGCTGCGCGTCGCCGTACCGGCCAGCCATGGCGGGCTCTATCCGAGCTTCGACGTGCGCGCGCTGTGCCTGGTGCGCGAGACCCTGGCCTATGTCAGCGGGCTCGCCGACTTCTCCTTTGCGATGCAGGGGCTCGGCACCGGGCCGATCAGCCTGTTCGGTTCGGACGAGACGAAGGCGCGCTATCTGCCGCGCGTCGCCAGGGGCGAGTCGATTGCCGCCTTCGCGCTCTCGGAAACCGATGCCGGCTCCGACGTGGCGGCGATGACGACCTCGGCGGTGCCCGACGGTAACGACCACGTCCGCATCAACGGCGCCAAGACCTGGATTTCCAACGGCGGCATCGCCGACCATTATGTGGTGTTCGTGCGCACCGGCGAGGCCGGCAGCCGCGGCATCTCGGCCTTTGTCGTCGACGCGGATACGCCCGGCCTGACCATTGCCGAGCGCATCGACGTGATCGCGCCGCATCCGCTGGCGACCCTGAAGTTCGAGGATTGCCGGGTGCCGCTGGCCAACCGCATCGGTAAAGATGGCGAAGGCTTCAAGGTCGCGATGGCGACGCTCGATGTGTTTCGCTCCACCGTTGGCGCGGCGGCGCTGGGACTGGGCCGTCGCGCACTCGACGAAGCGATCCATCGCTCGGCGACGCGAAAAATGTTCGGTCACACGCTCGGCGACCTGCAACTCACGCAGGCTGGTCTTGCCGATATGGCGACCGATATCGACGCCTCCGCATTGCTGATCTATCGCTCCGCCTGGACCAAGGACCAGGGCGCGCCGCGCATCACCCGCGAAGCCGCCATGGCCAAGATGTATGCCACCGAAGCGGCGCAGCGCGTGATCGACCGCGCCGTGCAGGTGTTCGGCGGCATGGGCGTGCAGTCGGGCGTCAAGGTCGAGGAGCTGTACCGCGAGATCCGCGCGCTGCGGATCTATGAGGGCGCGACGGAAGTGCAGAAAGTCATCATCGGCCGCGACCTGATCAAGTCCGCGCAGGCATAG
- a CDS encoding flavin-containing monooxygenase — MVRQKNVCVIGAGIAGLAAAKSFGASGHKVTVLERSGDLGGVWEPARSYPGVQTQSPKELYRFTDKPMPASYPEWPKGPQVHAYLTDYARDYNLIPLMRFRTTVVSMNRRDDGQPGWRLEIRDAACNATHETFDFVAVCTGQFNERKELHHPGEDAFKAGGGVILHSAEHTDPSIVKGRKIVVLGGSKSATDIAVQSVHAGASAVTFVYREPVWRIPYFIGGLINFKRILYIRAQEEMFRGWGLSALSRINHAIAKPFIWANWRGLEALLKAQLKLKKCDMVPEGRIEDGVNCSVPIATPGFFPMVADGRIKAIRGTFDHYDGKTIVMSGGQRVDADVAVLAIGFKLGVPFLPQEYRDRLIQPDGQYRLYRVIANPDLPDMGFVGFNSSFCSVLTAEIAANWLVRYADGQLARQPTKAEMYENMDMMLQFKRVERPAAGIYGGLCVAPYHFKHLDELLADMGATRNRRGALAEKFSPPDADAFARYLASAPGYTAEAAGA; from the coding sequence ATGGTCAGACAGAAGAACGTTTGCGTCATCGGCGCCGGGATCGCCGGCCTCGCCGCCGCCAAATCCTTCGGAGCAAGCGGACACAAGGTGACCGTGCTGGAACGGAGCGGCGACCTCGGCGGCGTCTGGGAGCCGGCCCGCTCATATCCCGGCGTGCAGACGCAGAGCCCCAAGGAGCTCTATCGCTTCACCGACAAGCCGATGCCGGCGAGCTATCCGGAATGGCCCAAGGGGCCGCAGGTCCACGCCTATCTGACCGACTACGCACGCGACTACAATCTGATCCCGCTGATGCGTTTCAGGACAACCGTCGTCAGCATGAACCGCCGCGACGATGGCCAGCCCGGCTGGAGGCTGGAGATCCGCGATGCAGCCTGCAACGCCACGCACGAAACCTTCGATTTTGTGGCGGTCTGCACTGGACAGTTCAACGAGCGCAAGGAACTGCACCATCCCGGCGAAGACGCATTCAAGGCCGGTGGCGGCGTCATCCTGCATTCGGCGGAACATACCGATCCGTCGATCGTCAAAGGCAGGAAGATCGTCGTGCTCGGCGGCTCGAAATCGGCCACCGATATCGCCGTACAGTCGGTCCATGCCGGCGCCAGCGCCGTCACCTTCGTCTATCGCGAGCCGGTCTGGCGCATTCCTTATTTCATCGGCGGCCTGATCAACTTCAAGCGCATCCTCTATATCCGCGCGCAGGAGGAGATGTTCCGCGGCTGGGGATTGAGCGCGCTGTCGCGGATCAACCATGCCATCGCCAAGCCGTTCATCTGGGCTAATTGGCGCGGGCTGGAAGCGCTGCTGAAGGCGCAGCTGAAACTCAAGAAATGCGACATGGTGCCGGAGGGGCGGATCGAGGACGGCGTCAACTGCTCGGTCCCGATTGCCACGCCGGGCTTTTTCCCGATGGTCGCCGACGGACGCATCAAGGCGATCCGCGGCACCTTCGATCACTACGACGGCAAGACCATCGTGATGTCGGGTGGCCAACGCGTCGACGCCGATGTCGCGGTGCTGGCCATCGGCTTCAAGCTCGGCGTGCCCTTCTTGCCGCAGGAATATCGCGACAGGCTGATCCAGCCCGACGGCCAGTACCGGCTGTACCGCGTGATAGCCAATCCGGATCTGCCCGACATGGGATTTGTCGGTTTCAACTCCAGCTTCTGTTCGGTGCTGACGGCAGAGATCGCCGCAAACTGGCTGGTGCGTTACGCGGACGGGCAGCTCGCCCGGCAGCCGACGAAGGCCGAGATGTACGAGAACATGGACATGATGCTTCAGTTCAAGCGCGTCGAACGCCCCGCCGCAGGCATCTATGGCGGCCTTTGCGTCGCCCCCTATCACTTCAAGCACCTCGACGAACTGCTCGCCGACATGGGCGCCACGCGCAACCGGCGCGGCGCCCTGGCGGAAAAGTTCTCACCGCCCGACGCCGACGCCTTTGCGCGCTATCTGGCCTCGGCGCCCGGCTACACCGCGGAGGCCGCGGGCGCCTGA